A single Curtobacterium sp. MCJR17_020 DNA region contains:
- a CDS encoding DUF2200 domain-containing protein, translating into MAGHRIFGTPFAAVYPHYLAKVERKGHTKGDLDAVITWLTGFDDAALARHLADETTFEDFFAAAQLHPNAPLITGVICGVRIEEIDDPLMRQIRYLDKLVDEVAKGRPMAKVLRTA; encoded by the coding sequence GTGGCCGGACACCGGATCTTCGGGACGCCCTTCGCGGCGGTCTACCCGCACTACCTGGCGAAGGTGGAGCGGAAGGGCCACACGAAGGGTGATCTCGACGCCGTCATCACGTGGCTGACCGGGTTCGACGACGCAGCGCTCGCACGGCACCTGGCGGACGAGACCACGTTCGAGGACTTCTTCGCCGCCGCGCAGCTGCACCCGAACGCGCCACTCATCACGGGCGTGATCTGCGGTGTGCGGATCGAGGAGATCGACGACCCACTCATGCGGCAGATCCGGTACCTCGACAAGCTCGTCGACGAGGTCGCGAAGGGCCGTCCGATGGCGAAGGTGTTGCGGACCGCGTGA